Part of the Athalia rosae chromosome 2, iyAthRosa1.1, whole genome shotgun sequence genome, AGCGCCCGACGATGTTTCCGCGGAATCCTCATCGGACTTTGGGTGAACACCGAACACGATAAAAGGCTCTTTAACCGATTCGCCGGTGGAATCGGTCGAGTTCAATTCAAACGAACTCGATTTTCCCGATTCTTCTTCGACCGGAAGCCTCGACTCGGCGGACCCAACGTGCCCTTGACTTTTCCCACCCCTCGTCGCGAggtccgaattttttttctcccaatccTCGGGAACTTTGTAAACTAATTCGTAATTGTACTTGACCTTCGGTTCCGAGAACGACGGCTGGTGATTGTCGTGAGAAGGATAAGATTTTTGTAATTCGTGAATTTTGTAGCCCTCCGTATGTCGATGACCGTCGTGGTGATCGTGGTACGGATCGTGCTTGTATTCGTGATCGTGATAACGATACTTCATATCCCCGTAACGATCCGGTTTGTGAAAATGATCCTTGATCGCGTCTCTGATACGACCGAGAAGTCCGAAAGGTCTGTACTGACCTCTGGCAGGTTCGTGATCTTCGTATTCCGGATGTTTGTAATAATGATGAGGTGATTCGTGGCCGTTGTAACGATGCGCGTATTTCTCTGCCGCAAAACCTTCGTAACCGTGATCGCGAAATCGTTGATCATCGTGGCCGTAGTTGTTCTTATGCCGGCCGTCGTAGTGATCGTAATCCGTATAACCGCTCTGTTTATCGCCTTCGAAGAAGTAACTCCTCGCCCCCATGACAGCCGAGGCCAGAAGACTCAAATTCGAAGACACGAAACTCAGGATCCCCAACAAAGCGATTTTCGATAATATTATCGGCAGTAATATCAGAAATTTAATCCCTACACCCGCCATGATCGGCAACAGCACGAAGTTGCTGATCAGTAAGGtccctgaaaaaataaacctcAGCATATCGAGCTCTCCCATTATTTCCCAATCCAAAAGTCAGACTTACGTTCGCCGGAAATATTATCCTCCCCGCAGTCGTCCTCGTCCCGCGATTTCTTCGAGGCGAGTGCTTCCCCGGAGCACGTGAatgtcaaaataaaaattacaatcaaCGATCGTAACATGGCGCTTCGAGTAAACGTCGTCACATTTTCAACTCTTCGAAAACTCGACTGGCCCGCGGAGATTAGAGGACTGAGAATTTTTACCCGctcttatttttatacatcaaAAAACGGTAATAATTGTACTCCGCGTCAACGTACTGTGACAAATAGATTTAAAGACAGGTTTTTTCGTTAGTTCAATTGTTCGCGTATGTGAGCTATTTCGTTTTGCCTTTTGGAGCAGAACTCGAGCGACAAAATTTACACCCAATTACTCCTAACGAGCCGATGGGGTCtcctaatttttcgaacgcacGCGCATTTTTTGGACAATGAATTTGACGAAACAGATCCGCAAAAATCAATGGTATAAGATTTACCTTCCGTCTTTTGCGCGATGAATCGTAGAAGGCGATCGAGGAAGTAGGTACGCGGCCTGGGAAAActcgcataaaaaaaaaaaaaaacggtgtgtttttttttcttctaggaAACATTTTACTAACCTAGATCTATTTAATGAAATTACTGCAGCGTTTTAAACtgcatttttaataatttattaatgaTATACAAGAAGTGCAGCACGtaagataataatatttacaatatatatatacacacctcgAGTTTACGAACTAACGAGAAGTATAGCGTGTTGAACGTATACAACACGTTAAGACATTACGGATGGCCGGTTAAGCATGAAACCTGATATATAAAATGATCTGTAAGAGAACAAGCGTTTCAGTTTGCCAGAAGTGGTCATCGCacgatacgtataaaataaaatgcttCGTACATAGATAAGAATtagtcgatattattttttccagtcATGTATATCCTCCGCGGTAACGTGGTGATTGTTCCAGCGATGATGTTCCTATTTACGATCGGTAGGGTCGACTCGCTCGACGCGTTCCGACAAAGAACTCTAATCAGTGACATACTCGATTCGAAGACCGTCGAGAAATTCGCCATAAAGTTGCTcgataacgttgaaaaatcaaaagtgaTACAGATCAACGATTTCGCGAGTATAGAAACGATCGGTAACTCGACCTACGAATCCGCTTCGATCGAAAGGAGGGAAgcaagatttttcgaaaaactcaaCGACGTTATCCGCACCAAATCTCTTAATTtaaatttcggaattttcgatCTCAAATTGTTCAGGAATAAAGACAGTGAATTGAATGTCGATCTGAAACTGGATCCGAGGAAATCTAAAGGTAATCATCGTTCGCGGAcaacgataaaatattttccgacAACGATCGTTTGcaatttttccctcgttaCAGATAAAAAAGGAGGTGGTATCCTGCTACCACTGCTCATCGGACTCAAAGCGACAGCCTTCGTTGTCGGCACAGTCTCGATAATCGCTCTTCTGACATTGAAGGCTTTCATCGCGTCGAAGACGGCTATTTTAATAGCGACCGTGTTGGgcctaaaaaaattattcgg contains:
- the LOC125499805 gene encoding uncharacterized protein LOC125499805, translating into MLRSLIVIFILTFTCSGEALASKKSRDEDDCGEDNISGERTLLISNFVLLPIMAGVGIKFLILLPIILSKIALLGILSFVSSNLSLLASAVMGARSYFFEGDKQSGYTDYDHYDGRHKNNYGHDDQRFRDHGYEGFAAEKYAHRYNGHESPHHYYKHPEYEDHEPARGQYRPFGLLGRIRDAIKDHFHKPDRYGDMKYRYHDHEYKHDPYHDHHDGHRHTEGYKIHELQKSYPSHDNHQPSFSEPKVKYNYELVYKVPEDWEKKNSDLATRGGKSQGHVGSAESRLPVEEESGKSSSFELNSTDSTGESVKEPFIVFGVHPKSDEDSAETSSGAFYATARQDYKIDDFQRTLPQADTTNERKC
- the LOC125499806 gene encoding uncharacterized protein LOC125499806, translated to MYILRGNVVIVPAMMFLFTIGRVDSLDAFRQRTLISDILDSKTVEKFAIKLLDNVEKSKVIQINDFASIETIGNSTYESASIERREARFFEKLNDVIRTKSLNLNFGIFDLKLFRNKDSELNVDLKLDPRKSKDKKGGGILLPLLIGLKATAFVVGTVSIIALLTLKAFIASKTAILIATVLGLKKLFGGHHKTTYEAVYDGYSSGGPDYHYANEHHYEPEIFKGHPEIPEQKILGVYDLLKDQSELVQDNKEPPKFEFNAQELQGGPELMKSPDYGPQHFGESMQQDFKIDNHQKRRSWMMINNGKRKPLSLVIGSPHHEPPVLAYRKVVTGRNS